In Euphorbia lathyris chromosome 9, ddEupLath1.1, whole genome shotgun sequence, the following are encoded in one genomic region:
- the LOC136206775 gene encoding aspartic proteinase CDR1-like, which yields MPKHTFLILLLPLSAFILAQSQTLSFTAQLIHTDSPASPFFNASQTTLHRLTNALQRSSDRVNRVKNLLSNAVKAFQSPLVYYNGDYLMRVTIGTTEILLNVALGSDITWVPCLNGACSQSCNGRIFDPTQSSTFKTLACDAFRCQMTTGASCSFPDCVFSCSSGSQGDTTCPSGVLSTDIFTLTTSSDQNQQPIRLPDTAFVCGNGVGYEYPGVGSVGLGHGSLSLLSRIYHLIDGKFSYCLVPYTSDQPSRMNFGLKGVVSGGGVVSLPLKPVASRYILQLNGVEVGGGVKLEYDYTFPFQSSTSLFIDPGIMFTHLPDSMYSQLEQQVRTAVRMEPVQSDNTQRLSLCYRYTPDFNPPLITMQFVNGIVELGTGNSFIRTSEDTICLAFAPSSGGEAVYGSWQQMNFLVGYDLENGSISFKGTDCTQYQ from the coding sequence ATGCCTAAGCATACCTTTCTAATACTTCTGCTTCCTCTTTCTGCTTTCATTCTTGCCCAATCTCAAACACTCAGTTTCACTGCTCAACTTATTCACACAGATTCCCCAGCTTCCCCTTTCTTCAATGCTTCACAAACTACACTCCACCGATTGACTAACGCCCTGCAACGCTCTTCCGACCGCGTCAACAGGGTCAAAAATCTCCTCTCAAATGCTGTCAAAGCATTCCAATCTCCATTAGTGTACTACAATGGTGATTATCTCATGAGAGTAACAATAGGAACAACTGAAATACTGCTGAATGTAGCCTTAGGTAGTGATATAACATGGGTTCCATGCCTCAATGGAGCCTGCTCCCAAAGTTGCAACGGCAGAATCTTTGATCCAACTCAATCCTCTACGTTTAAGACACTAGCCTGTGATGCATTTCGCTGCCAGATGACAACTGGTGCCTCCTGCAGTTTTCCTGATTGTGTTTTCTCCTGCAGTTCTGGTTCTCAAGGTGACACTACCTGCCCTTCTGGTGTCCTTTCTACAGACATATTTACCTTGACTACTTCCTCTGATCAGAATCAGCAACCCATTCGGCTTCCAGACACCGCTTTCGTCTGCGGTAATGGGGTAGGATATGAGTATCCTGGAGTTGGGAGCGTTGGCCTTGGACACGGATCACTCTCCCTGCTTTCCAGAATTTATCATCTTATTGATGGCAAGTTTTCATATTGTCTGGTGCCATACACTTCTGATCAGCCTAGCAGGATGAATTTCGGTCTCAAAGGCGTCGTTTCGGGCGGTGGAGTTGTTTCGTTGCCATTAAAACCTGTGGCAAGCCGCTACATCCTTCAACTAAATGGAGTTGAAGTAGGAGGAGGCGTGAAGCTAGAATATGATTACACGTTTCCTTTTCAATCTTCGACTTCGTTGTTTATTGATCCAGGGATTATGTTCACACACTTGCCAGATTCCATGTATTCTCAATTAGAACAACAGGTTAGAACTGCAGTTAGGATGGAACCTGTTCAATCAGATAATACTCAAAGATTGAGTCTTTGCTACCGGTATACTCCTGATTTCAATCCTCCCCTAATTACAATGCAATTCGTGAATGGAATTGTGGAATTAGGCACTGGGAATTCTTTTATAAGAACATCTGAAGACACCATTTGCCTTGCTTTTGCACCTTCTTCTGGGGGCGAAGCAGTGTATGGAAGCTGGCAACAGATGAACTTCTTAGTAGGTTATGATCTCGAAAATGGCTCCATATCTTTCAAAGGAACTGACTGTACACAATACCAATAA
- the LOC136206690 gene encoding aspartic proteinase CDR1-like, producing MAAAMLFYHDLSTTMIAFFAFLFLTSEASHTGFHVDLIHRDSPNSPFFNPSETHSERLINALQRSVSRINHHFKPSLSYSPNTPQTKIVSNQGEYLMEISIGTPPVRVLGIADTGSDLIWTQCKPCNECYAQNDPLFDPKASSTYQEIACNTELCQSLGKRICQKSKKQDICHYSAFYGDKSFSHGILAFETVTLGSTSGRPIYFPRTAFGCGYNNNGTFDREGSGIIGLGRGASSFITRMYSSIGGKFSHCLVPILSKPGETSKMNFGSKAVISGPGVVSTPLIQRDEANIFYFLTLEAISVGDKRLEYNDANNSSPNLSSREGNMIIDSGTTLTFLPQGFYVRVESAVIEAIKGLERVHDPQLLPLCYKTKLDNLGAPVITMHFTNADVKLYDINSFVRVSEDVVCFSFSYTSDFQYSIYGNLAQMNFLVGYDLEGKTVSFKKADCTKR from the coding sequence ATGGCTGCTGCTATGCTATTCTATCATGATCTTTCTACTACTATGATAGCTTTCTTTGCTTTCTTGTTTCTCACTTCAGAAGCTTCACATACTGGTTTCCATGTGGATCTAATCCACAGGGATTCACCAAATTCCCCTTTTTTTAACCCCTCAGAAACTCACTCCGAGCGTTTGATCAATGCTTTACAACGGTCTGTTAGTCGTATCAATCATCATTTTAAGCCAAGTTTATCATATTCCCCAAATACACCACAAACTAAAATTGTTTCCAACCAAGGGGAGTATCTAATGGAAATTTCAATTGGTACACCACCTGTTAGAGTCCTTGGCATTGCAGATACAGGCAGCGATCTTATATGGACACAGTGCAAGCCTTGTAATGAATGTTATGCACAAAACGACCCTCTTTTCGACCCTAAAGCTTCTTCAACCTACCAAGAAATTGCTTGTAACACAGAACTATGCCAATCTCTAGGTAAAAGAATCTGTCAGAAATCCAAGAAACAAGACATTTGCCACTACTCAGCATTTTATGGAGATAAATCTTTCTCTCATGGAATTCTTGCCTTCGAAACAGTTACCTTAGGTTCCACTAGTGGCAGGCCTATTTATTTCCCTCGCACTGCTTTTGGCTGCGGATATAACAACAATGGCACCTTTGACAGGGAAGGATCAGGAATTATAGGCCTTGGACGAGGGGCGAGTTCATTTATTACAAGAATGTATTCTTCCATTGGTGGTAAATTTTCTCATTGCTTAGTCCCCATTCTATCCAAGCCCGGAGAGACAAGCAAAATGAATTTTGGTAGCAAAGCTGTGATTTCAGGGCCTGGTGTAGTTTCTACCCCTTTGATTCAAAGAGATGAAGCTAATATCTTTTATTTCCTGACACTTGAAGCAATCAGTGTAGGAGATAAAAGATTGGAATATAATGATGCCAATAATTCATCTCCAAATCTCAGCTCTAGAGAAGGCAACATGATCATAGATTCAGGCACTACATTAACATTTCTGCCACAAGGTTTCTATGTCCGTGTGGAATCAGCAGTAATTGAGGCTATTAAGGGCCTGGAACGTGTTCATGATCCTCAACTTCTACCTCTATGCTATAAGACTAAATTGGACAATTTGGGAGCTCCGGTTATCACTATGCACTTCACTAATGCAGATGTGAAGTTGTATGACATCAACAGTTTTGTTAGAGTATCAGAGGATGTTGTATGCTTTTCATTTTCCTATACCTCTGATTTCCAGTATTCCATCTATGGGAATTTGGCGCAGATGAACTTCTTAGTTGGGTATGATTTGGAAGGGAAGACTGTTTCATTTAAAAAGGCTGATTGTACCAAAAGATag